The genomic DNA cactgtactgtatcaAGTGGGATGATAATTCAGGTTGTGGAATAAAGCAGGTAGGCTAGCAAATGAAGAAACCTCACAATCCTTACATTCATGTAACTCAGGCCACTTACCTGTTGTAATGGATGTTCAGCAGAAGTATGACTAGTCCCAGTATAAAAGCCAGCGGGCTCAGGACAAGCATGACAGTTTTCCAGTTGGCACCTGAAAATGTAGTTGCATTTTTGTCACTTCTTTTCCTGTTCACCTGCTTCTGTATTTTCCTCAACTCCTTGCTTTAAGAGTTGGATGAGCCAGATCCCCTGCTCCGCTGCCCAAAACAGCACCCTGAGGCCTGGCTTCTTCAGCCACCCCAATGCCTGCCAGTCCCACCATCCACTAGGACTCTGCTCTGATGTGCCAACCTTAGGAAAATGCCAATTTTGTGGCTTTATTAATGGGAAGAGAAACATCAGCATACAGTCAATCCCAGGTGCAACTCTTAGCTTCCCATCCGAGCTTCAAACGGTTACTTTGTGGTGgcgacaacttccagaatccccagccagagcttggagaaattactttggggggggcctacaactcccaggatctccAGCCAGCactctgggagatgtaatcctCCCCATAACGTCTCAAACTCTTATCCAGTTAGCCCCCCTGTTCTAATGTGGCTCtcaggattatttttgcagatttcctgcctgccccttttctgtcTCCCCATCCATGACAATGTATTTTTTCGTgcactgtttaatatttttaaatatctctttTTCCAACTCCAGAAGTAGGCTTCCAGCAACTTCCAAATTTTTCATCCTTGTCTGTCAAACAAGTCTGGCAtcccaccaaaatacaaatcccaggattatttaGGATATAgtgatgacagttaaaatagtgtcaaactgctttatttctgcagtgtgatggaTACACTCTCAGCCAGCACGACCAGTAATGatgaatgatgggaactgcagtccaacaacatctggagagcagtattcctgcttgtgtgtgtgtgtgcacgcgccttcaagttgcctgtcaatatatggcagccccatgaatttcacagggctttcttaggcaaggaatactcagaggtggttttgccagttccttcctctgaaatacagcctgcagtacctagtattcattgccaatctcccatccaagtgctaaccataGCTGGCCCTGtttaactttcaagatcagatgggatctggtgcttgtTTAATTCCCTTCACAGCTATCTACACCAATAGACCATCTTCATATTCTCTGGCAGTgaattccagatgttttggattgtacagtcagctctccatatccacaaattctgctgCCATAGATTCAATCATCTACAACTTAccacaaaagcaaacctttatttttttctattttatatagggcacaccattttactgcaccattgtttATAATTCCAcctgagcacccacagatttcagtatccatacggggtcctggaaccaaaccccagtggataccaaagccCCACTATACTTAGTCTTTATTCTATTTCCTTTTTGGCTTCCATCATACCTGTATGTCGGGAACTTGCTGCTTTCCTTGGATGCTTTTTATGATGGGTATATCTTTCTGGCAGGGAAAGAAATATGGAGAATGAGATGGAAACGTATGGAGAAGTatagctgcatcaataggagtggaGTTGAAATATGTACTGTAATCgtcccattctattctgctctgctcagacctcacctggaatattgtgtccagttctggtcaccacaatttgagaaggatgtggacaagttggagcatgtccagagcagGACAACCAAAGTGAAAactctggaaaccaccaagtcctaTGAAGAGGTGGTATatggcccagaaatggacacagaattccaggtggTTTGAGGTTTTGATTAATTGTGGAGGTGGAATTGGCGTGATtgcaagaaaaggaaatgaatggaagaaaaaaagaacagtgtCTTCAGATTTCATTTATCTAATCCAGAAACATCTAAGTGTAATCTTACATTAAAGAGACGGAACACAATTTATTTTATGGCCACAGAGCTATGCAGTGCTTGTACAATGAGACCTGGTTAGCAAACTCTGATAGTGTGTAACTGAAtgtgaaatgaaatgcataggtgCACCTGTATGCCCAATGTCCGATGCACATCACACACATCCACccccacaaccttgaactgaatgcagacattctgcatcagacaaaaatatccaaccaATTCTGTAGCAGACCAGGAATGTAAGCATGTTTTTGCAGTGGCCACTGGCTTCGATGGCTTTGAAAGCGGATGTACACCAATTCTTAAAACTGCTTGAGTCTCTAACCGACTATGGGCATCTAAAAGGAACCTTCTGCTTCAGGGGCAGTCTACCTCTAAATACCAGTTGCCTTGGGCCAAATAGCAGAGGAAGCCCATTGCTTTCAAACCCTGCTTTTTGCCCTCCCAGAAGAATTCACACCTGGCCATTGTCCATATTTTCTTAGCCACACAGACAGAGTACACCTTGCCCTGTAAAGCTCTCCTTCATCTTATGTCCCGTTAAAGCTCTGTTTGCAACACTCACCTTGATCTTCCTCAAAACTTGTACCTTCATTTTTTGGAAGAGTGCTGGTTATGTTTGGCAAGTCCCCCCAGATGGTGTCTGGAAGGGCGGTTGTGGTCTCCACAGAAAAGGAGTGAAGCTTGTTTAAAGCAGTAGTTTTATCTGGGGAGAAAAATGCAATGAGGTAGTCATGAACATTTCGTCCAGATATGAAAGGTGCATGAATTGGTGCCTTAGACCATTTAGGTGAAAAGCTAAAAATTACAgtagggaaagaaaataaaatggccatgctgggtggagattctggaaggtgtacaatttttttttaattttaagctATTTCACATTTCTTATAGGGAGAAAGATATGatatgaataaaaacaataacatacTTTCCAGGACCCACACCGAGGGGACTAGAGATTCTTCCACCAGATCTCCAAATCCAGGATTTATAGTTGCTGGATCTGTGGCACAGACAATTTTGTTGGCCAGCGTCTTCCACCGGCTGAACTTGTCCTTCTCCTGGGAGAGGAAGGCCTTGTGCCCACCCGGTTTTGTGGTGAGGTGAAGACCTAATCCTTGTAGGGTGAGGTGACCCTTTTTGCTGCAGACCCAAGCCTGGTGCAGCCCATCTCCTCCACAGGCTTCCAGATGAGCCAAGGCAAATTCTTCTGCATGAGAGACTGAGAGGCACTGTCCAGTATTGAGGTTGACCACAGCATGAGTGGTTGCATCCCAGCTCCACTGATGGTAGTGGGAATGTGGCTTGCATTCGGATAGGCTGACTTTTTCAGCTTCATGGGAAGAGGCATGGATACACTTTTCTAGGCGGGCATTTCTGATGAGGAAACTGTCTCCTCCTGATGCTGTGGGAAATAAACACAAGTGCATattatgtttgtaatttttatgcCAGCATATCTCTGTTAGGAAAACCTCTAATAGGGAATCTGCTTTTTACAAAGGTTTCTTATGCCCATCTTTTATTCCTCATTCTCTGTTTATTTGGATTTTCTAATGCAGCATCAGTATTGGGAGGGCAGTAAAAGAGGGCTGGCATAACACAAAATTTGGGTGTCAGGTTGCACCATGGATAACCCACCTTCATGTGCTTCTGAAAGCAGGGTGTTCCCCCTCTCTTTGCTGCAGAAGAAGCCCAAGTCTCTCAAGAATTTCCTGTGTTCTCAGAGTAAAATACAGTCCCTTTAACTAGGTGCCACTGcaggaccaaacagcagcttagTTATGTAAAAGGAAACAAGCATACAATAGATGAAAggcttttctcccttcctttaaggaaaatcccagcaggcatcaGGTCTGATTTTTGTTTATGGTTTTTGGAAGAAGCGAGGGCCTTTGGGGAAGGGATCTCTTGACTGGATGCTGAACAGGGAACAAGACCAGAGCAGAAAGAACAAGGTGATCCCATTTCAGCTTTTACATTGTGTGTCATGTTGTGTTTCATTTATACTGTATGAAGGGATGCTCAGTGCatattacataccctccaactcttctgatttggcagggatactACTAATCAATCCTCTCTTGctatttcagctacttttaaaatgtcccagtttctctcttttccttctcaccATTGTCTTTGGCTTacacttcagttgttgcaaactaagttctaagtgcaaaaataatttgcacttaGTTGAGGATGGGgacaaggagaggaggggaagaattgggctgcagaaatgatgccatttgacactgctttaatggtcgtggctccatcctgtagaatcctgggatttgtagtttgttgtcacactggaacactctgacagagaaagccaaatatctcacaaaactagaaatccctgaattccatagcatggagccaggggagtgaaagtgatgccaaactccattaattctgcagtgcaaaggcaacccaggttttcatctgtgaaatgttgaaatactgtatatactgtatgctgtatactgtatatactcctgtctagaaatttaggtccaaaaattgacccaaaaaacctgagttgacttatccacgtgTCAATGTactgtaagtattgtatcttaattcttatttaaaataaggAACCATCTTagcaagagtataatatatgAGGCACCGACCCCTTctaatctctcatccatccagccttaagagtaagcacaaagaggtatgtctgctggaattttgtaagttctttgacattgctttgctttgcctcaccctttagatcctttgttacatgcccctaaattttaccctcgacttttGCATggttcatagcaaaatccataattttggccccaaaacttgccctcaacttatacatgaggtcgacttatagtcaaatatatacagtatttcatctGTGATATGTTTGAATGCAcagtagttaaaaacatacaaaaagtcaacattaaaatagaactaaACTATTAACAATGTTAAAACTGttgtttaaaaatacacttaaaatGGTAAAAGCAGTCAAAAactgtacaatttaaaacagcacagaGTGGctttttgtaccaactgaagttccTAAACATTCCTCAAAGGCAGCCCAACTTAGAACACCTCACAGTTATCCAAACAAGATGCAACTTaatgtgtcactgtggccagatcagaCATATTCACAAATGGGCTGAGAACGGGCACACTGAGAGCTTGAAGCGTggaaaagcactcctggccactgcaggaACCTGAGCATCCAGGAGGGGCATCATCAGAAGGGTTCAGGGGGTGAGGACCACACTGGGTGGCATCTCATAGGGAAATGTCACTCAGTGCGCTGATGGTAAGGGGCTGCCTTTTGGGTCTTGTTGGTTTGATGGCCAGGCAGGACAGCAGGGCACCTCCCTTTCCCATCTGGCCAGCAGTTCTGCCAGGCCCAGAAGGGCTGCAGCCACTGGTGGGAAGGATCTGGCTTGTAGATCTGGTCAGTCTGCTGGCTGTCCAGGCAAGTGagtctctccttcctttcccgtTTAGCCAGCAGCCCCACCAGAGCGATATTAAAAGTGATCTACATCAGGTGTCAAATATATTAGGTATGCCACAGGCATCCAGGCTCAAGGCTGAGTCTATCCAAAACTGCTGCAGTGCCATCTCATCTAGCACAAGGtgaatccctgttccctgatctgcgtTTTGACTAACAAGGAGctcctctgtcttgtctggattgtgCTTCCATTTGTTTTGCCCCATTCAATCCATTACCTAGTTTGGAAAACAAGTAGCATAACTTGGAAAGGAGAATCAGAAGCTGTTAGATCTCAGTAGTTCACTAaaaggaggattctgggagttagagtcccccaaagtaactttttgcATGCTTTGcggcacacatatatacatgcatacaaaGTACTTCAGTTTGCCAAGAGAATTAGCTTCACAACCACAAAACACAGACCGGGTAGCGGGAGACAAACCAAAGCAATTACCACCAACAAGAAATTTATAATCTTACTGGCCAGAAGAACATTCTCTTATTCTTAATAAAtgtctaaaagaaagaaaaatgaaaaacaaacttaCCCCACAGCCAGAAAAAGAGGACCATCCAATTCAGGCAACTCTTGAAAAGCTCCATTGTCTCCCAGCAAAGAAAATGGGGGAAGGGGGAGTTTGCTTTTGAAAAGAACAAATTGGATTGCAAAGTGGAAGCTGCCTTACTTTACTTCCATCTGGAAAAAAAAGGtctggaaggggaagggaagatgCTAAAATATTGTAAGTGAACAAGGGTCCCCTTATCCAACAGACTTCAGGGACCAAAATAACAACAGACTGAGGATCCACAAGGGAGAAACTCAGGGACAGAATCCCAGACAGTGCATCCAGTTCacatctctcctcttcccagagaACATGATGTGAAATGGCCAAGAGACGCCTGTCCTTGCGCTACCTCCTGATGGTGAAAAACAGCGAAAGCTTTGGAGCAACACAGAGCTCTTCTTTGGAAATGAAGGCCCTGCTTTCCTTTCCATGCAGCCTCGGCTCTTTTTCCAGATGAGATggatg from Sceloporus undulatus isolate JIND9_A2432 ecotype Alabama chromosome 2, SceUnd_v1.1, whole genome shotgun sequence includes the following:
- the LOC121924171 gene encoding uncharacterized protein LOC121924171 isoform X1; its protein translation is MELFKSCLNWMVLFFWLWASGGDSFLIRNARLEKCIHASSHEAEKVSLSECKPHSHYHQWSWDATTHAVVNLNTGQCLSVSHAEEFALAHLEACGGDGLHQAWVCSKKGHLTLQGLGLHLTTKPGGHKAFLSQEKDKFSRWKTLANKIVCATDPATINPGFGDLVEESLVPSVWVLENKTTALNKLHSFSVETTTALPDTIWGDLPNITSTLPKNEGTSFEEDQERYTHHKKHPRKAASSRHTGANWKTVMLVLSPLAFILGLVILLLNIHYNRKKKMLSALKSRQVRQEAYLSLPGTTTTSPKMQMAPASPSLKHGEILIEWKDGTITPLFDSMNYKIC
- the LOC121924171 gene encoding uncharacterized protein LOC121924171 isoform X2 — translated: MLCRWIPNISSIRTSASGGDSFLIRNARLEKCIHASSHEAEKVSLSECKPHSHYHQWSWDATTHAVVNLNTGQCLSVSHAEEFALAHLEACGGDGLHQAWVCSKKGHLTLQGLGLHLTTKPGGHKAFLSQEKDKFSRWKTLANKIVCATDPATINPGFGDLVEESLVPSVWVLENKTTALNKLHSFSVETTTALPDTIWGDLPNITSTLPKNEGTSFEEDQERYTHHKKHPRKAASSRHTGANWKTVMLVLSPLAFILGLVILLLNIHYNRKKKMLSALKSRQVRQEAYLSLPGTTTTSPKMQMAPASPSLKHGEILIEWKDGTITPLFDSMNYKIC